One stretch of Candidatus Rokuibacteriota bacterium DNA includes these proteins:
- a CDS encoding SDR family NAD(P)-dependent oxidoreductase, translated as MALNDRMAVVTGAGSGLGRAIAQALAEVGAAIGAVDLDGASAEETVALIAKAGGKAKAFQADTSKAADVDRAVDGAVKALGPLEIMVNNAGVLDGYFNVDEMDEAVWRRVIDIDLTGVFFGCKRALAEMLPRGRGRIINMASVAGLNGTGGGAAYVAAKHGVVGLTRQMAVTYSSRGITINAVCPGPILTNLRRHSQQILGPDIPDMSGRGIAVNDEQVRAVVPAGRRGAAEEIASAVRYLASDEAGYITGHSLVVDGGWRAK; from the coding sequence ATGGCACTGAACGACAGGATGGCGGTGGTGACGGGAGCAGGCTCGGGGCTGGGCCGCGCGATCGCCCAGGCGCTGGCGGAGGTGGGGGCCGCCATCGGGGCGGTGGACCTCGACGGGGCCTCGGCCGAGGAGACGGTGGCGCTCATCGCCAAGGCGGGCGGCAAGGCCAAGGCCTTCCAGGCCGACACGAGCAAGGCGGCCGACGTGGACCGCGCCGTCGACGGGGCGGTCAAGGCGCTCGGCCCGCTCGAGATCATGGTCAACAACGCGGGTGTCCTCGACGGCTACTTCAACGTCGACGAGATGGACGAAGCCGTCTGGCGCCGCGTGATCGACATCGACCTCACCGGCGTGTTCTTCGGCTGCAAGCGCGCGCTTGCCGAGATGCTGCCGCGCGGCCGGGGGCGCATCATCAACATGGCCTCGGTCGCGGGTCTCAACGGCACCGGCGGCGGCGCGGCCTACGTCGCCGCCAAGCACGGCGTGGTGGGTCTCACCCGCCAGATGGCCGTCACGTACTCGTCCCGCGGCATTACCATCAACGCGGTGTGCCCGGGGCCCATCCTGACCAATCTGCGCCGGCACTCGCAGCAGATCCTCGGCCCCGACATCCCGGACATGAGCGGTCGCGGCATCGCGGTGAACGACGAGCAGGTCCGCGCGGTGGTGCCGGCGGGGCGCCGCGGCGCCGCCGAGGAGATCGCCTCGGCGGTGCGATACTTGGCGTCGGACGAGGCGGGATACATCACCGGCCACAGCCTCGTCGTGGACGGGGGCTGGAGGGCGAAATGA
- a CDS encoding LLM class flavin-dependent oxidoreductase, whose amino-acid sequence MITKFSVLYVGQIELDNVGLHGTPANERRYSNERLAEAFQTAKEVAQHMDELGYYALWTAEHHFQREGYEVFPNLILLGTWLATQTRALKFGCAFNVLPMWHPIRLAEDYAQADIMTGGRVIMGVGRGYHTREVETFGAPMLDNKANQELFEEQMEVLLKCFNEESWAFKGKHYTIPAPVEYRGYQLTDITVVPRPVHLPVEIWQPIASGKTLPYIAQRGIKGMVTLNGERIFDQVVRAYQSEAAKAGRKLALGQDICWGVGLYLAETVEAAVARVEPYHDERYKWFAPFGFVRYADEEGRSWGMPGAPARAPSIREGVAQKAWLCGPPALVIEQIREFEARYPGLEHMMIHWAEGMPPKEFKEQLSWFARDVMPAFAGR is encoded by the coding sequence ATGATCACCAAGTTCTCGGTCCTGTATGTCGGCCAGATCGAGCTCGACAACGTCGGGCTGCACGGCACGCCGGCCAACGAGCGCCGCTATTCCAACGAGCGGCTGGCCGAGGCCTTCCAGACGGCGAAGGAAGTCGCCCAGCACATGGACGAGCTGGGCTACTACGCGCTCTGGACGGCCGAGCACCACTTCCAGCGCGAGGGCTACGAGGTCTTCCCGAACCTGATCCTGCTCGGCACCTGGCTCGCCACGCAGACCAGGGCGCTCAAGTTCGGCTGCGCCTTCAACGTGCTGCCGATGTGGCACCCGATCCGGCTCGCGGAGGACTACGCCCAGGCCGACATCATGACGGGCGGGCGCGTGATCATGGGCGTCGGCCGCGGCTACCACACGCGCGAGGTCGAGACCTTCGGCGCGCCCATGCTCGACAACAAGGCGAACCAGGAGCTCTTCGAGGAGCAGATGGAGGTGCTCCTCAAGTGCTTCAACGAGGAGTCCTGGGCATTCAAGGGCAAGCACTACACGATCCCCGCGCCCGTGGAGTATCGCGGCTACCAGCTGACCGACATCACCGTCGTGCCGCGCCCCGTCCACCTGCCGGTCGAGATCTGGCAGCCGATCGCCAGCGGCAAGACGCTGCCCTACATCGCCCAGCGCGGCATCAAGGGCATGGTCACGCTCAACGGCGAGCGCATCTTCGACCAGGTCGTGCGCGCCTACCAATCCGAAGCGGCCAAGGCCGGCCGGAAGCTGGCGCTCGGTCAGGACATCTGCTGGGGCGTGGGCCTCTACCTGGCCGAGACCGTCGAGGCGGCGGTCGCGCGCGTCGAGCCCTATCACGACGAGCGCTACAAGTGGTTCGCGCCCTTCGGCTTCGTGCGCTACGCGGACGAGGAGGGCCGCTCGTGGGGCATGCCGGGCGCGCCCGCGCGCGCGCCGAGTATTCGCGAGGGCGTGGCGCAGAAGGCCTGGCTCTGCGGGCCGCCCGCGCTCGTGATCGAGCAGATCCGCGAGTTCGAGGCGCGATATCCCGGGCTCGAGCACATGATGATCCACTGGGCCGAAGGCATGCCACCCAAGGAATTCAAGGAACAGCTTTCCTGGTTTGCCCGCGACGTCATGCCCGCCTTTGCAGGCCGCTGA
- a CDS encoding cupin domain-containing protein, translating into MILKETTRSTYMDVSKIEWEPTRFPGVYTKKLYEDPSGRMTSLTRMEPGARLPSHRHVGIEQSFVLEGTLVDEDGACTAGNYVWRRAGSVHDAWSPDGCIVLGVFDKPNEFLA; encoded by the coding sequence ATGATCCTCAAAGAGACGACGCGGTCCACCTACATGGACGTCTCAAAGATCGAGTGGGAGCCAACGCGCTTCCCGGGCGTGTACACGAAGAAGCTCTACGAGGACCCCTCTGGGCGGATGACGAGCCTGACCAGGATGGAGCCCGGCGCGCGGCTGCCCAGCCACCGCCACGTCGGCATCGAACAGAGCTTTGTCCTCGAGGGCACGCTCGTAGACGAAGACGGCGCCTGCACGGCCGGCAACTACGTGTGGCGCCGGGCCGGCTCGGTCCACGACGCGTGGAGCCCCGACGGCTGCATCGTCCTCGGCGTCTTCGACAAGCCGAACGAGTTTCTCGCCTAG
- a CDS encoding haloacid dehalogenase type II: MARPKAFVFDAYGTLFDVHSVVEAGRAVTGDPQALSALWRQKQLEYTWLRALMGRYEDFWAVTEAALRWALGRLGIRAGETEIARLMEAYLSLATFPEVSGALAAMAGTPLGILSNGSPKMLAAAVRSSGLEGRLAHVLSVDAVRTYKPSPAVYELGTRAFGLPAGDILFVSSNGWDVAGAKAFGYRVCWCNRLGAPRENLGVTPDLEVSRLDEILPALAD; this comes from the coding sequence GTGGCCAGACCCAAGGCCTTCGTCTTCGACGCCTACGGCACGCTCTTCGACGTCCACTCGGTGGTCGAGGCCGGGCGCGCCGTGACCGGCGATCCGCAGGCGCTCTCGGCGCTCTGGCGCCAGAAACAGCTCGAGTACACGTGGCTCCGGGCGCTCATGGGGCGCTACGAGGACTTCTGGGCTGTGACAGAAGCCGCGCTGCGCTGGGCGCTCGGGCGCCTCGGCATACGGGCCGGCGAGACTGAGATCGCCCGGCTGATGGAGGCGTATCTCTCGCTTGCGACCTTCCCCGAGGTCTCGGGCGCGCTCGCCGCGATGGCGGGCACGCCGCTCGGCATTCTCTCGAACGGGTCGCCCAAGATGCTGGCCGCGGCGGTTCGCTCGAGCGGCCTCGAAGGCCGGCTCGCCCACGTCCTGTCGGTTGACGCCGTCAGGACCTACAAGCCGTCGCCGGCCGTCTACGAGCTGGGGACGCGGGCCTTCGGGCTTCCGGCGGGGGACATCCTCTTCGTGTCGTCCAACGGCTGGGACGTGGCGGGCGCCAAGGCCTTCGGCTACCGCGTCTGCTGGTGCAACCGCCTGGGAGCGCCGAGGGAGAACCTCGGCGTCACGCCCGATCTCGAGGTGTCGCGCCTCGACGAAATCCTCCCGGCTCTAGCCGATTAG
- a CDS encoding D-alanyl-D-alanine carboxypeptidase family protein: MHLSAESALLLAPDGTVLFAKNPSEDHAPASLVKLMTLYLACEDLEAGRAKWDEPVTISRRAAETPRYRMGLRAGEDVPFRTLLEGVAIASANDAATAVAEHLGGTEEAFVERMNAKAALLGLASTHFANAHGLPDPGGRSTAQDMARLIGHVVQDYPASRPLLGGASFIYRGRVHSRRIPLFQDPGGVQALKTGFTREAGYNLAIAAWRAGQRFLLIVLGSQTRSLSFRDAQQLLRYGFAEAGIESVEAPRRPAPPPTRRPTERRRHAAFAVGHPASSPDR; this comes from the coding sequence ATGCACCTGAGCGCGGAGTCCGCCCTCCTGCTCGCCCCTGACGGTACGGTGCTCTTCGCCAAGAACCCGTCAGAGGACCATGCGCCGGCGAGCCTGGTGAAGCTCATGACGCTCTACCTCGCCTGCGAGGATCTGGAGGCGGGGCGCGCGAAGTGGGACGAGCCCGTGACCATCAGCCGGCGCGCCGCCGAGACCCCGCGCTATCGCATGGGACTCCGCGCCGGCGAGGATGTGCCCTTCCGCACGCTGCTCGAAGGCGTGGCCATCGCCTCGGCCAATGACGCCGCGACGGCGGTGGCCGAGCACCTCGGCGGCACCGAGGAGGCCTTCGTCGAGCGGATGAACGCCAAGGCCGCCCTCCTGGGCCTGGCCTCCACGCATTTCGCCAACGCCCACGGCCTGCCCGACCCCGGCGGGCGGAGCACCGCGCAGGACATGGCGCGGCTGATCGGCCACGTCGTCCAGGACTACCCCGCTTCGCGGCCCCTCTTGGGCGGAGCCAGCTTCATCTACCGCGGCCGCGTGCACAGCCGGCGCATCCCCCTCTTCCAGGATCCGGGCGGCGTGCAGGCGCTCAAGACGGGCTTCACGCGCGAGGCGGGCTACAACCTCGCCATCGCGGCGTGGCGGGCGGGCCAGCGCTTTCTCCTGATCGTGCTGGGCTCACAGACGCGGAGCCTGTCATTCCGCGACGCCCAGCAGCTCCTGCGCTACGGCTTTGCCGAGGCCGGCATCGAATCCGTCGAGGCGCCGCGTCGGCCAGCGCCGCCGCCGACGCGTCGGCCGACAGAGCGCCGGCGTCACGCCGCCTTCGCCGTCGGCCACCCCGCCTCGTCCCCAGACCGCTAG